The Sparus aurata chromosome 10, fSpaAur1.1, whole genome shotgun sequence genome includes the window CAAAtacaaatgattaaaacagtcacactcgactcagcagcaggtgaaagtACGCACACACTTCAACTCAGACACACTGATGTCTTTTTGGAATTTGCCATAAATGAATGAGCGCATCACATTTACATCAGTGACAGTATCACAGAACAGTCAGTGTCGTGCTGACCATCAACACAAAGCTCATCTACACAAGTAGTTTCATTATTCACAATAACCACTAAACAGACATGAGACCAAAGAATGTAcacaagtttatttatatttatgaattTGAACTAAAGGACATGTTTGTAAATAATATCTATTGATGAAACCAAAGAATGTTGGAAATGTTGATGAACTGAGAGGCGACAGAATGCACTGTATAGTTTGTGATGAGACTGTATTTCAATAAATCTCTTTTCTGCAGCTGTAGACTCGTTCACCTGCCTCCTTTTCTTCTCACTATCCACgctgtcactcactgctgcagcatgtAGCGACTGGCCAGCTGTCTGATTCACACTCCACACAAAGAGGGGCAGCATCACCAGTAGAACCACTAACTGATGCTAAATATACTTGCTGTTAGCTCatttagcagtgcagctagcggtccaggAGATTGTTAGTGTTGTTTACTATTGGTGTCACAGTGAAgctaggggctagctggttagcatgctaacttcagtggatatcCCTGCAGCagaacatcaaaactgttatttcttcactttctgttgataatttcagttcatttctttttttattgctttaaacTAGAATTCTCACCTGTTGCACCATAAAGGTGGTAACTGCACTGACTTACATTCATCTCTAACCAGGATCACTACATGCTAATCAAACCACACCTTTATAGTCAAAGGGGAGACTGGGGaagatttttcatatttaggattTAGGATCAAGGCAATCATAGTTTTGTCACGaactaatatatctgcatatatttcaggatgttgtgcatcccttaaacaaacagaacaagtGTAAACAGTTTCCATAATGTATGTCCAAAAAAAGTGGTCTTACCCCGTGTATGGGGTAAGTTGTGCCGTCTCCCTCCCTAAATAACAGTCACTTCttcatgtgtatttttatttattattcacaATTCAACAAGTACAATAACTTGTTTATTATAACTGCATATTACtgttaaacagctgttttgtaaagaaacattttaacatgagaATAACTTAAAGTGTGCTTGAGAAGAGAACATGAACAGCTGAGTTTGTGGAACTGAATTCTCGGTCCAGAATCAGTTTCTTGGTGTCGTTGCTGACAGTAAGCTCAGTTATGGACTAGTAACACATTTGAACAATCTGAaactctcatcctctcatcatccttccttccttcctgtatatatcctctcttctccatctttgTTAAactcctccatccatctctccctcGTTCCATCCATCTCTCACCTCTGCTGGATGGCTCCACTTACCCCACTGctaccattttgactttattagtcCCCACAGCTAAAATGTTGCACTTTTATGCAggtttatgacctcatgttgtagctgatagataccacaattgatgtataaaacaaatgtaaaatgatctattttggtctaaacacaattctcatgaaactTATTATAGACTAATTTcactttcaagagtgaaaaattgttttttgtaaataaatgtgtaaCCACTTTCCCCCTgtggttcttaccttcacagactccaCGACatgatgccttcctcctaaatatttggtcacatgatcaatgtttttaccgtttcccagcaacaaggggggggggggctcaacttaccccagtccCGCTAAGCTTTCAGTGTGATGATACACATCGTGGacaatattgttgttttgtccccattctttctttaaaatgtgaagCTATGCATCGTTCAGTACCTCCTCAGGTAATTAAACAGACATATAGGAGTCTATGAGAATATGAACCATGTGAGTGCAACATGCCATAATGAAGACATTAATCTATCAGAGGTAAAATCATCAAGTTAACTTGTTTTATTAGAGGTCAACAGTAAACTACACCAACAATCCCTCACTGCTCCGAGCTCCAGTCAGCTAACACGACCGCTAACTGCACAGCTAAATGAGCttactagctaatggcagctacattCAGAAGCAGTTAGTGGTTATACTGGTGATATGctatatttatgatatttatatatatatatatatacatattttaaacATGTATTCTTATCTGTATGTTGCACagagctcttattttgaaatgtaatgcTCGCTCTGTTATTTCTCCCTTTCAGAGGCTCATTAACATGTCTTGATTACTAAACATCAGAAACTGTCACACCCAGTCAGAAGTCTCGGTGTCATGACTTTATTCAGGCTGGTGGAGGTCGGTGAGCTGCCGCTGCCGTCAGAAGGTCTCACACTCGGTGTCCTGCGTGGAGCAGACGGCACAGTGGCACTGCAGAGCCACCGGGTAGTGGTACAGGGACGACACGTTGGGCTGGCAGCCCGGCAGCCGGGCCGTCATGTGGCGGGTCCGACTGTACGTACAGACGCGGTGGTGGCGCTGGATGTAGGGCGGGTCGGGCACAGGTTTCTGCAGGGTTCACACAGATGGACACAGGTTACTGAGCTTCCATTGATCCATGTGTCCATGAGAAGTGTTTTTAATACAACACAGAATGAGGCTCTATCAGTCAGAGATAAACACAGTACGATGCTTTCAGGAGCTTCTGTTCACACTGAGGAAGACATGTTGATTACATTTGTTCACTCTTGACCTTGGAGCGAGTGTTTGGGTTCAGGGTTGGAGTTCGGAGAAATGGGTTAGGAGTTAGGAGTTGAGTTAGGAGTTAGGAGGGTTAGGAGTTAGGAGTTAGGAGTTGAGTTAGGAGTTAGGAGTTAGGAGTTGAATTAGGAGTTAGGAGAGTTAGGAGTTAGGAGTTAGGAGTTAGGAGTTGAATTAGGAGTTAGGAGGGTTAGGAGTTAGGAGTTGAGTTAGGAGTTAGGAGTTAGGAGGGTTAGGAGTTAGGAGTTAGGAGTTGAGTTAGGAGTTAggagggttaggggttaggacTTAGGAGGGTTAGGAGTTAGGAGTTGAGTTAGGAGTTAGGAGGGTTAGGAGTTAGGACTTAGGAGGGTTAGGAGTTGAGTTAGGAGTTAGGAGTTGAGTTAGGAGTTAGGAGGGTTAGGAGTTAGGAGTAAGGAGTTAGGGTTTATACTTGTGTTGTAGtttgataaaaaacaaagtattaGGTCCTACAGGTGGACGTCCTCGCTCTGCCCTGAGCTTTCAGCcaggtgtctctgtctcctgtgGGAGGAAGTGAAGCCTCTCCTGACCTCCTGTCACGGTTCTGAATGCTGTGTTTGGGTTTTGATGACAtgaagctgtctgtgtgtgtctcctctttcagtttctccctctctgtttcctccctcctctctcctcacctgttgcTGATCTCCTCGttactgtctgtgtgtagtTTGTGTTCTCCCTGCAGTCCTCTCCACTCATTTGGTTTTTCTAGTCTGCtggtttttgtacttttcagtttgtttaaataaagttcacttttgtttccccctgtcctgctctgtgtgtgtgtgtatgtgtgtgtgtgtgtgtgtgtatgtgtgtgtgtgtgtgtgtgtgtgtgtatgtgtgtgtgtgtgtgtgtgtgtgtgtgtgtgtgtgtgtgtgtgtgtgttttgtccacaTCTAGTTTCCCACATCACTGTAACACCTCCTTCCTCTGAGGAGCACCATCAGCCTTGACGGAGGAGTAAGTGGACCTTGAGTAAAGACGAGGATGTGAACTCCATCACCGGGCCTCAGTGTGGATCAGAACCTTCTCCTCTGAAGCTTTCAGTCTGACTGAGTTCCGACTCTTTAAGTTTGGTTTTCTAATCAGGCAGAGCTCAGATTTATAATCCCTGCAAACCAGAATGAGTTCAGTAAAAGTCCTGCTGGAAGGATGTGAGCTTCTTATGACAATGGCAGATGGGTCAGAGCCGAGAATGGGTTGTCGGCCTTCTCGTGGTTTGGGTCGAGTCCCGGGTCGTTCATCATTCACTTCATGTTTCACAATCGCAGCATTACACAAGCTTTCAGAAATAGCAGCAGAGGagacggagtgtgtgtgtgcatgttacCTCCCAGGTGTGACAGCGCCCCCAGCAGGCCTCCGTGGTGATGCGCAGGCCCGTGCAGCCGGGCTTCTGGGCCACAAAGGAGAACTCTCTCACCGCGCAACCTCGGAAACCATGAAGTGTGCTCGTCACGGCGACACACACCACGGCTGCCCCGGcaaccaggaggaggaggagagtgaggggcagatgcatgctgggaaagatgcaaagagaaagaaaaataaagaatattattAAAGTGTTCAACTGTTCCCTGCTGGGCCTGAACGCAACTTTATTCCTTTCAACAACAAAGAACAGACTCAATATTTAGTTTCATAGAAAATAAATGATGCATCAGTGAAGGTTGTACTGCCAGAATTTCATTATTTATCCAGAGGGAGTGACTTTCAGAGCTGCACACTGTGACAGTCAGCTCCCTCCAGTGTTCATCAGGACCTCTGCACTCACTCCATCACTGACCCGCACACAGTGAAACATCATGCACGTCGTGTCAATGGGACAAAACAAACTTTCAGACTAAAATAAACAGGTTTTATTGCTATTCTAAGTGAAATGTGACGTACAGACGTTAGTTACTCTGTGTTTCAGAGTCATCTCCTCGCTGCTGTTGCAGACATCTGTTTCATTACTTTTAAAGCAAACCACTTGACATGTGTTGAAACAACTGGACTGCAGAGCGGCTCGTCTGAAACactacactgaaataaaaatactttgtgCATGAACGATGTAGAGAGCTGTAATAAGCCCTGAGACCACACGGTGTTCACAGCGGCTCCATGCAGGCTGTAAACATGGTGTAAAGCTGCCTGCTAACATAATTATGTACGCTCTCTGTCCCTTTACTAGTTAGTGTCTGCTAAAAGTCTATTTAAAGCTCCACGCCTGTTCCTACATGACTGAATGGACGCAGAAGAAAAGCTCCTCTCACCTTTCAGCTGAAGATCCTGCAGAGGTCTGAGACTCCGGAGCGTCTCTGCTCCACCACAGCCAGTGACTGGAACCAATCTGCCTTGTTGTTGTTATTAGAGACCATTAGGGCGGACGGACACTCTGACATCATAGCAATTACAATGAAATACCATTAGAGACCCCAAGCCAGAAATAATGGAGACTCCCTGGAAAATCCTGATGCTTGTCTATGTTTTGTTGCCCTCCGGCTGCATCTCCCCGTGTGGGTCACATGCACACTTCatccagttcagttcagagaCTCGGGATGACAAACAATCAGTGACATGAACGAAGGATGAAACTCACTGAACGTCTGAGATGGATCTGTTTCACCGCGATGCAGTGAGAAGCTCCAGATATTCAAATAAACTGCATCACAAACCAACAGTTCGGTCATTTTGATGCTAATTCTGATTAAGAAAGTCTGAGTCTGCTTCTTGACTTTGACTCCTTGTGGAACAGAAGTTAAACAGCTGAATGTAGCTTGAAGCctcatttctttaaaataaaactttttgtgCTACATCATCACTGTATACAGTTGGTGGGGCTAATGTGCTAACGTAGCTAACAGTTCATTATTTACGCCTTCAGCAGACGTATGTATCAGCAGCATTAGCATTCAGTTGAGTTATTTCTTGTTGTTGATGTGTTGATATATTAGCATTATGTAGCTAATTTAATATTAGAGAAGCAGACATTAGGCCAGTTTGTTTGAGTTGAGTTTCAGGTTGATATTACAGATAAAgacttcagcagcagcttgaATTATGTTAGCATGTGACTCACTGGATCCCAAAAAGCCTTTTTGCTATAAGCtggatacatttttattttagttttaccTTTATTCAGAGTTAGCCGGGCCCTAGACTGGAAGTTAGTCGGCTCGGTTGGCGGAAGTCTCTAGAAGAAGGGAAGATCCGGTTAACGTTTAAATCGAGCTGCAGCGCTGCATCCACATTTTAATGTAACGTCCTTGAATGAAACTGTAAAACTGGAGTAAATATGCCGTTAACGGGAAAACATTACTGATGTTAAACTTTAACCTTCTCCACAGCGCAGCGTGTCACAGTGTCAGATTGGGATTACGAACGCACCCTCGGCAACAATACCACTGGTTTATTTCAACACATCGTGCCAGTAGATCAAATAATCTATATGAAGGAAGATTGATTATTATCACTGAATATTAacggggctctgtggaacttgaAGCAACAGTTTATGTTAGCGGACTCAGTttctaagctaacgttagctccgtgttagtggagcagagaggctcaatAACAAAGTGATTAATAATGTAAAGTGCAACAAACTGTCAGATAGAGCTCCTTTAACATGTGAATATTattgaagacacacacacacacaaacacacagactcaggaGTGTTTTCTCAAAGTGAAGTTTCATTTTTAGCACATAGTTTTTTCTCCATTCTACACCCCCTGTAACGTTACGTACAGCAGTAAGCCTCTCTACATTCAAACCCCCCACCGCTGTGTTGGTccccaaaatatacatctgtttcaCCTTCTGCATCTTCTTAATCTTCTTCTCTAAGGTTTTTcttcaacacaacaaacacagaccaTTGGGCAGACAGTGCAAATCTAGAAATTCAGTGAAATTGCTACGTAATGCGGTTGTAGGTTTCGGTAACATTATATTCTCATTCTGTTACTGTTGCTCTGACTTATTGCCATTCTATCGTGTCTAACTCTATGTCTTTTCTCCTCTGACTTTTCCGTCTCTTCACCGGCTGCTCTCGCCCGGCCCGTTCACACCTCCTCTCGGGTTTAAAGCCTTCGCTTCACTCGGGCCACGCGACCAACGGCCACGGAGAGGAACTGTGGCGGCGAATGAAAGCCGGCCTGGTGGCTGTGAGGCGAGTCAGAGCTCTGTTCCAACACGCTCTCCTCTCACTTCCTGTCCCGGAGCAGCTCGAGAAAGCAGAACATTACTCTTCATCGTTTTAGTTGAGAATCGAGGACAGTGGGCGCTGAGGTTCTATTTTCCCCGAGTAAGCGGACCGACTGACGATAACAATCAAGAGGGTTTGTGAGTAAGCTAGCCAAAACTAAATCATAACGTAAGCTAAGTTTTATGACAGTGAGGTCaagttttgtctcttttcaggtgtttttttgggATTTTCTGCCTGAATCAAAACGTTTGAAATCAAATGGGAGCGTTTGTTTCTCACACCTGCACAGACAGCCGGGTGGTGTCTGCAGGTGCAGGTAGCGTGAAGCTACTGCACTCAATCAATCGCTGCGTTGTTTGGCTGCGATGGAGCGCTGCCACGTAAATGTGTGCGCTTCACTTCTACGCTTCGTGACACGTAGACGAGACGGGTACGTGTCAGGGGTTCCCAACCTCGGGGTCGAGGCCCCTTACGGGTCCTCAGACAGAACGAAACGGTCACGAGGTGATTAgaagaacaaagaaaataaaataaaaccaattttcttttttttatttgtctgattcttcactcttttgtttgtctgctcaTTTGTAATTGCGTCCCTACAATCAGATCATGGAGGAGGGAAAACACTCTTTGGCTTAACTGCTCGCAGTTTGGActaaaggttgggaaccacaaACGATCTGAACTCTTCGAATCGTGTCTCAGACTGAGAGTTTGCTCAGTTGTCATGGAGACGGCTCAGGTGACATCAGGTACATCTCAAACACCTGTAACCACAGATGGAGACATGTGATTGTAAGAAAAAGTGAGTAAGTGGACCACACAACGTTAGGTCCACTTActcactttttctttctctttctctttcaggcTGATGGTTTTCGGTCTGAGTGACAAACGTGTTGGATGttaatgtttgaaacatttgaaagcGGAAACCTGGAAACAACAAAGAAGCTGATTCTGCAGGACTGTGGGTCCAAACGGGTCGACCGTTAAAACCTGGACGTCTGAGCGCAGACACGCTGTGAGATGAAGCTCTGAGGGCCAATCTGAGAGCTGCAGGTCCAACGGATTTCAAACAGTGTTGACTCAGGCATGATTCTGGAGAACTGCTGGTCTGAAGGGTTTCTGAGTGTTTGTTAGGAAGCAGCCGACAGGTCGCTCTGCGTCTCAAGCATCAAGAAAACAATCAATCGATTTGTTTGGCGATACATTCGGATTCAAACCCTGACGctcaggaaggagagagagagaaacaaagagagagcaGCGTCCTCTCGTCCTCCATCGCTCTGCCTGCGCTCATCCCCCGCTCACCGACTCACACCTGGACTCACACCTGGACTCACACCTggactcacacacgcacacacgcacacacacacacacacgcgcgcacacacacacacacacaacctgacCGCCGTCCTAAGGTTACATTTCCTGatcaaatagaaaataaatagcaTCAGTATCAGTTTTCCACAAAATGAACAATATCGTAcaaaaaccaagaaaaaaacaacataattacAAAGcagaaaatcatttttcatcAAATCAATGTACACAGAAAAGTACCGTTAAGACAATGTGAATATCGAGGACGCGACAGGAGTAAAAACAAGAGTGGGGGGTAAACATCTGAGTGCGACACCCACTTCCTGTTTAACcccctaaaaacacacagattatcctgaaagaatgaaaatattgctaaaataatttttttcagttttttccccctcttcatCCCATCGCTCATCAATCGTCACGATCAGACAAGAATAAACACGCTATCATCGTCACGGTCGCCGTCTGAGCCGCGTCGGGTCTGCCGAGCCTCGACCAACAGACGCTCCGGGTTCAGAGTCCGACTGGATCACCGGGTTTTCTTTTGCTCTGAAACGCTTGTGGTGCGCTTTATTTACCCTCCAGTGACCTCTGTGTCGGGTGGGGTTAAGACTTCAACTTTgtaaatttaagttgtaaaactttcaataaaaacaaatcattgtGTGCTGTGACATGTAAATGAAAGGTGCCCTGTGGAGATATTATAATTCTATATATAATAATTAAGtcctcattgtgtttgtgtaacgCATCAGGCTGCATGCTGTTCCACCGGTCACCTGCTGGTGGCAGTAATGTGCAAACAAACGTAACAGTATGCCAACAAAGGCAGGGTAGAAGAAGAATAAGAGTAAACATGGACGTAAACGAGTTCATAGTGTTTTCAACTGGCTGTAAAAACGTTTAACGAGGACAGAGACGCACTCAGACATCAGTCCAGCCTCCAGGACACACAGGTGATTCTGCTGAGTGACTACATGTAAACACACCTGGTTCCTCCACAGGGCACCTCCCCCTGCACCTCCCCCTGcacctccccctccacctccacctccacctccccctccccctgcaCCTCCCCCTGCAcctccacaacacacacagacaggctttAAACGTGGAATGTTTGGGGGGTTCTGTgaccacaaacagccaaacgttcaaaggaaaagaaaagcagccgGCGCTGATCCAGTTCATCCCTCTTTAACCTCTCTAAGGTCTGCTGAAGGGGAACGCCGCTGACGTTCAGCTCACATTATGGCCTCGGACTGTTAACATGTGATGTGAGTACAGAACTGCAGCCGGCCTTCCCCTTCATGGTATCTGCTACACTAGTGTTTCTCCCATAATACACTACAGAAATATCCAGagacatatgtatatatataaaaacattatcgtcatcatcgtcatcatcatcatcatcatcagtagtACTTAGAGTAGAGtagagtagtagtagtagagtAACAAGTAAGAAGAAGGAACAGTATTGTACTttatatcattatcatcatcttcatcagtgGTTGTTTCACCTTTAAGGGACTTTAGGCTCGTACTTTGTTGGAACCCGACAGAATGGGAGAGGGGTTagcaccagaac containing:
- the LOC115590169 gene encoding glycoprotein hormone beta-5-like, with protein sequence MHLPLTLLLLLVAGAAVVCVAVTSTLHGFRGCAVREFSFVAQKPGCTGLRITTEACWGRCHTWEKPVPDPPYIQRHHRVCTYSRTRHMTARLPGCQPNVSSLYHYPVALQCHCAVCSTQDTECETF